The genomic window CATCAACACATTCTCCCGCTTTTTCACCAATACATGGACTTAAAATTACAAAAGCCATTCTTTGTTACACTCCTTTGTATAAAACCGAAGCTTGTTTACTTCAAATTTTGTAGTTCATTATAGTACTAGCATACACTCGATTCCGAAAAACTTAAAGCATTTCACTCAAAATCTTTCCTTATTTATACCCTATCGCTCTACTTTTAAACGGTGGTCGAGTGTAATGGACTCGATTTGAGCCGATATCAAGTTAAACCGATCTCGAGCAAACGCTTCAAACGGCTTCGCTGCGCCTGTAGTAAAGAATCTGTGCTGTGGCGTTTGACCAGCTGTTCGGTTTAACGATTGATGGAACAGCACACTACTCACTTCTCTAGCCGTTTCCTCTCCAGAAGAAATAACTGTAACGTGAGAAGGTAGATTGTGTTCAATGATGGGCTTTAACAGTGGATAGTGTGTGCACCCTAAAATCAACGTGTCATACGTCCCATTTTGTAGTGGTTCTAACGATTCTTTTACGATTAACTCCGCCTCTTCGCCAGCGATGATCCCCTGTTCAACGAGTGGAACAAATAATGGACAAGCTAGACTTTCTACCTGTACGTCTTCACTTATGGACGAAAGAGCTAGAGAGTACGCTTGACTCTTTATTGTTCCAGTTGTTCCAATCACGGCTATCTGTTGATTGTTCGTCACTTTCATAGCGGTAATAGCGCCTGGTTGAATAACACCCACTACAGGAATGTCTAACTGTTGCCTTGCTTCATGCAACACAACAGCTGTAGCTGTATTACAGGCAATGACGATCATCTTCACTTCAAATGTCAATAAGTGGTCAATCATTTCCCACGTATAGCGCCGTACCTCTTCAACGGATCTCGGTCCGTAAGGGCAACGTTTTGAATCGCCTACATAGTAAATAGCTTCCTTCGGCAATTGACGCATTAGTTCCGTAGCAACCGTTAATCCGCCATACCCCGAGTCAATAACCCCGATCGGTTTATCCATAAAGTTCTCTCCTCAATAAAACGATCTTACACTATTCTGACCGAATTTCTCGTTTCGTCTTCATTGTTTCTAACAGCATGCTCAAGTTTTCTTCAAGTATGTTAACTTGTTCACATGAAAAATCTTCGAGCATTTCAGCTAAATAATGCTGACGCTTTTTTATCACTTCTAAAATGATCTCTTGACCTTTTGTCTTTAAATGTATTCGGACGACACGACGGTCGGATTCATCTTTAACTCTTGACACGAGCTCATTTTTTTCCATACGATCGATTAAATCGGTTGTCGTACTACAAGCGAGATGCATGCGATCAGAAAGTTCACCTATGGTCATATCACCATATTCATTGAGCCATTGGAGCGCGACAAATTGTGGCGGAGTAATGGGAAAATGCGTTAAAATCTCCCTTCCTTTTTGCCTCACTAAATCTGCTACTTTTCGTAGAGACTTTTCAATATCCTCAAACTGGCGATAGGATACCTCATACGTTTTTTCCAACCAAAACACCTCCGCAATTAATCAAACCGTACCTCTTTTATTCTCATTGTACCTAACTATTTCCTATTACCGCAACCAGTACTTCCAACAATTTAAAGGCAGTTTCACTACATTCCTTTAAATAACCAGACTGTACAACACGCGTAATTAAAAAAATTGAGAGAATGCGTTATCATTCTCCCAATCCTTTTTGACCTATATCAGCTAATTTAACAGCCTTTTTATTGATAATGCTTTTTAACTAACGTTTCCACCGCTTCTGATGTACTCTCAAGCAAAGCGTTTTGAGCAAAAGTACTTAACTCTTCTTTAGAAAGCTTACTTAGCTGACTACGCGCTGGTAAAACAGATGTCGCACTCATACTAAATTCGTCTAATCCAAGACCAAGTAACAATGGAATGGCAATCTCATCTCCTGCCATCTCCCCACACATACCTACCCATTTGTTTTCTGCATGCGCTGCCTTAATAACCATATCAATTAGCCTTAGCACAGCAGGGTGATACGGTTGATAGAGATAGGACACACGTTCATTCATGCGATCCGCTGCCATTGTGTACTGAATTAAGTCATTTGTTCCAATACTAAAGAAATCAACTTCTTTTGCAAATTGTGGTGCCGCTACAGCAGTGGAAGGGATTTCTACCATGATTCCTACTTCCAGTTCCTCTGAAACCGTTACACCGTCTGCTTTTAGCTTTTCTTTCTCATCAGCTAAAATTTCTTTTGCTTCACGAAGTTCTTCGATTGTCGCAATCATTGGGAACATAATTTTTAAATTTCCGTATGCACTAGCTCTTAAAAGCGCACGTAATTGGTCACGAAACATATCTTGTTTTTCTAAACAAAGACGAATCGCACGGAAACCTAAAAACGGGTTCATTTCTTCCGGTAAATCAAGGTACGGAAGCTCCTTATCGCCACCAATGTCGAGTGTACGGATCACAACAGGCTTGCCTTCCATTCGTTCAACCACTTCTTTATACGCTTCAAACTGTTCTTCTTCACTAGGAAGCTCTGTTCTTCCCATATAAAGAAATTCTGTACGATAAAGACCAATGCCTTCTGCACCATTTGCAAGTACACCGTCTAAGTCTTGAGGAGTTCCAATATTAGCTGCTAATTCAACATGAACACCGTCTTTTGTGACTGTTTGTTCATTAACAAGCTTAGCCCATTCCGCTTTTTGTTCAGCAAACTGTTGTTGTTTTTGCTTGTAAGTAGTAAGTTCCTCTTCTGATGGGTTAATTAAAACATCGCCATCAATACCATCAACGATAATCATATCGCCATTGGCAATCGTTTTCGTCGCTTGTTTTGTTCCAACAACTGCTGGAATCTCTAAAGAACGAGACATAATAGCAGAATGTGATGTACGGCCACCAATATCTGTGGCAAAACCTTTAATGACAGCTGGGTTTAATTGCGCTGTATCAGAAGGCGTTAAATCATGTGCAATAATAACAGTATCTTCGGCGATTGCTGCCAATGATACTACTTGAATGCCCATTAAGTGCCCTAATACACGACGAGATACATCACGAATATCAGCAGCACGTTCTTGCATATATGCATTATCCATGTTTTCGAACATGGAAATAAACATATTAGCTACTTCGTTTAATGCATATTCAGCTGTAACTCCATCATCATTAATTTTTCCCTTTACAGAATCAATTAATTCAGGGTCACTTAATACAAGTAAGTGGGCAGAGAAAATCTCAGCTTTATCTTCGCCAAGTTCTTTTAATGCCTTTTGTTTAATTTCTTCTAGTTCTTTCGTAGATTGTGCTAACGCTTCCGTTAAACGTTCTACTTCTTTCTCTTTGTTCGATGCTTCTTTTTGCTTAACCGTAAAGTCAGGTTCTTCATGAACAAAAGCTTTAGCAATCGCGATTCCTGCAGAAGCAGCGATTCCTGTTAGTGTGTTACTCATTATTCTCCTAATCCCTCTTTTACAACTTCTTCAATTGCTGCTAATGCTTCATCAGCGTCCGAACCTTCTGCTTTAATTGTTACATCAGCGCCTTGTCCAACACCTAATGACATAACACCCATAATGGATTTTAAGTTTACAGACTTTCCTTTATACTCTAACGTAATATCTGAAGAGAATTGACCTGCTTTGTTCACAAGCTGTGTTGCTGGACGAGCATGAATTCCTGTTTCCGCTGTAATTTTAAACGTTTTTTCTGGCATAATAAGTTCCTCTTTTCTATAGAATAATTTAGTTGTGTCCGATTTTTTTGATCTTTCTCAACCATACCCGGAATGAGCAATAACTAACATCATGTTTCATTAAAAAATCTAAAACCTCATTCAGGCTAGATCTTTGTTTAAAACATCGTCATTATAGCATGCCCCATTTCCCCTTTCAACACAAAAGAATCCTTATTTCTTTGTATTTAGACTAAATCCGACATCAAATGCTCACAAGCGTATTTCGACACCTTGTTTTAGAAGTTTTTTCATGAATGCTCACATCTTCCATTCATTATACATATACTGTTTTGACTAAAGCCTTTCTGGTTACGATAGCCATCTCTTAGCCCGGCATGAAGGAGTGAACATATTGAAAGGAGCAGACTTCGGACCTAAACCCTTGCTTACAAAAAGGGAACGCGAAGTATTCGAACTACTTGTCCAAGATCAAACGACAAAAGAAATAGCGAATCATCTTTTTATTAGCGAAAAAACCGTTCGTAATCACATTTCGAACACAATGCAGAAATTGGGAGTAAAGGGGCGCTCTCAAGCAGTAATTGAGCTTATTCGACTTGGAGAAATTCAAATATAAAAAAAGCCTGCAAAGGGCTTTTTTTATATGCGTATTTTTTGCTTAATGGATTCTTGAAAAGGAGATGCCTTCCCTGTTTTTCCGTCAATTTGGACAAGTGAACCGCGGCCAAGCAAAGTCGGTTGATCATTTACTAAGCCTAAATAATGAAGTTCCATTGACGAAGTCCCTAGCTGCTGAATCTTCACGCCAACGTTCACCTGATCTCCATATTTCATTTGTGCTACATAATCACACTGTAAGTCTGCAGTAACAATCATTAATCCATTGCCTTTTAGCCATTCTTCCATTAACCCTTTGCTTTCAAAAAAAGCTAAACGCGCTTGTTCAAAGTAAATAAAAGCAACGGTGTTATTCACATGTCCAAATGCATCTGTTTCCGAAAAACGAACGGAGATGTCTGTAAAGAAATCAAATTCTTTTTTCCAGTCTTCTAGATTTTCAATATATGCTGGTAACCGCAAAGGTATCGCTCCTTTTGATAAAAAAAAGACTGCCTAAAAGACAGCCTTTTTCGAGTTTTAATAACTACCAAAGAAATTTTTAAAGGATTGCAGCGCCGTTGCACGATTCAGCGAGGCAATGGATGTTGTCAAAGGAATTCCTTTCGGACAAGACTGCACACAGTTTTGTGAGTTTCCACAATTCAACAGTCCCCCTTCATCCATTAATGCTTCAAGTCGTTCTTCTTTATTCATTTCACCAGTTGGATGAGCATTAAACAAACGAACTTGTGACAATGCGGCTGGACCGATAAACTCTGATTTTGAGTTTACATTCGGACAAGACTCTAAACAAACACCACATGTCATACATTTTGAGAGTTCATATGCCCATTGACGGCGTTTCTCAGGCATTCTCGGCCCTGGACCTAAATCATACGTACCATCGACCGGAATCCACGCTTTTACTTTCTTCAATGAGTCAAACATGCGGCTACGGTCTACCATTAAATCACGAACGATCGGGAATGTGCGCATTGGCTCTAAACGTATTGGCTGTTCCAGTTTATCAATTAAAGCTGTACACGATTGCTGTGGTTTGCCGTTAATGACCATTGAACATGCCCCGCACACTTCTTCTAAGCAGTTCATATCCCACGCTACCGGTGTTGTACGCTCACCTTTCGCGTTAACTGGGTTACGTCGAATTTCCATCAAGCAAGAAATGACGTTAAGGTTTGGCCGATACGGAAGTTTAAATTCTTCATCGTATACGCTACCGTCTGGACCATCTTGTCTTGAGATAATAATCGTAATCATGTCACTCATTTCGCTGCAGCTCCTTTACTTTTTTGTGTATAGTCACGTTTACGCGGTTTAATAAGTGACGTATCGACTTCTTCATATTCAAAATCTGGAGCCCCTGTTGCTGGATTATACCAAGCTTTTGTTGTTTTTAAGAACTCTTCATCGTTACGCTCAGGGAAGTCTGGTTTGTAGTGAGCCCCGCGACTTTCATTACGATTGTACGCACCAATTGTAATAACCCTTGCAAGGTTTAACATTCCTTCTAATTGACGCGTAAAGGATGCCCCTTGGTTCGACCAGCGAGATGTGTCGTTAATGTTAATGTTTTTAAAGCGCTCCATTAGTTCTTGAATCTTTTCATCGGTTTTTAAAAGCTTATCGTTGTAACGAACAACGGTTACGTTATCCGTCATCCATTCACCAAGCTCTTTATGAAGAACGTATGCATTTTCTTTACCGTCCATCTTTAGGATGGATTCAAACTTATCTTGTTCTTTTTTCACTTCTCCTTCAAATAAAGAAGAGGACAAGTCTTCTGCCGCTTGATCTAATCCATTAATATAGTCAAGCGCTTTTGGACCTGCCACCATACCGCCGTAAATAGCAGATAGCAATGAGTTTGCACCTAAACGGTTTGCTCCGTGCTGAGAATAGTCACACTCACCAGCTGCGAATAGTCCAGGAATATTTGTCATTTGATCATAATCGACCCACATGCCACCCATTGAATAGTGAACAGCAGGGAAAATTTTCATTGGTACTTTACGAGGATCATCACCCATGAACTTTTCATAAATTTCAATGATGCCGCCTAGTTTAATATCAAGTTCTTTTGGATCCTTGTGGGAAAGATCAAGATAAACCATGTTTTCCCCATTAATGCCAAGACCTTCATCAACACATACATGAAAGATCTCACGTGTCGCAATATCACGAGGAACAAGGTTTCCATAAGCTGGATATTTCTCTTCTAAGAAATACCAAGGCTTTCCGTCTTTATAAGTCCAAACTCGTCCACCCTCACCACGGGCTGACTCACTCATTAGACGCAATTTGTCGTCTCCTGGAATCGCTGTAGGATGAATTTGGATGAATTCACCGTTGGCATACGCTACACCTTGCTCATACAACTTCGCTGCTGCATAGCCTGTATTGATCATGGAATTCGTAGATTTTCCGAAGATAATTCCTGGTCCACCTGTTGCCATAATAACTGCATCGGCTGGAAAACTTCTAATTTCAGCAGAATTTAATTCTTGCGCCGTTAAGCCGCGACAAACCCCGTCATCAATAATGGCCGATAAAAACTCCCAACCTTCATATTTCGTTACGAGACCTTGTACTTCATAACGTCGAACTTGTTCATCTAGTGCATAAAGTAACTGCTGACCAGTTGTTGCCCCAGCAAAGGCTGTTCGGTGATGCTGCGTTCCACCAAAACGACGGAAATCAAGTAATCCCTCTGGTGTTCGATTAAACATCACGCCCATTCGGTCCATCAAATGGATAATAGACGGTGCTGCGTCTGCCATTGCTTTTACTGGAGGTTGGTTTGCTAAGAAATCGCCTCCATAAACCGTATCATCAAAATGTAGTGCCGGAGAATCTCCTTCTCCTTTTGTATTAACCGCTCCATTAATACCACCTTGGGCACAAACAGAGTGGGAACGTTTTACTGGTACAATTGAAAAGAGATCAACAGGAACCCCTTTTTCAGCAATTTTTATGGCTGCCATCAAGCCAGCTAAACCGCCGCCAACTACAGCTATTCTTCCTTTACTCATTTCGTCCACTCCCTATACGTTGCAAGTCTTATTTACACAAATGCTAGAGCTGAAGCAACACCTACATATGTAAGTGCTATAAAAACGACGATCGATACATACGTCATAATCTTTTGCGACTTAGGTGTTAGGGTAATTCCCCACGATACTGCGAAAGACCATAATCCATTTGCAAAATGGAAGGTTGCTGCCACGATACCCACTATATAAAATGCAAACATCCAATTGTTTTGCAAGATATTTGCCATCATTTCGTAATTTACTTCTTGACCAAACATAGCTTGGACTCTTGTATCCCAGACATGCCAAGCGATAAAGATCACTAAGAAAACGCCTGATACACGTTGTAACAAGAACATCCAGTTTCTAAAAAATCCATAGCGGCTTGTGTTGCTTTTGCCTTTAAAAGCAATAAAAATGCCATAAACTGCGTGGAACATAATTGGTAAAAAGATAATAAAAATTTCAAGTGCATAGCGAAATGGAAGGCTTTCCATAAAGTGTGCAGCTTGGTTAAAAGCTTCTGGACCTCTTGTTGCAAAATGATTAATAACAAAGTGCTGAATTAAAAAGATACCAATAGGAATAACTCCTAATAACGAATGCAGTCTTCGATTAAAGTACTCTAAATTACTCGGCATACACGTTCCCTCCACAAATGTTTTCCAGTTTCTTACCCCTTTTAGAAATGAATGACAATTTCTATCTCTTTCGTATACATGTACCTCCCGCTTCATTTCTTGCCTATTCACAAAAATTCAACAAAACTATGAAACAAACAGAACACTTTCATTTTACTCCTAGGGGTTTTTTGAGTCAAGAAAACGGATTCAATTCTTATTGATTTAAAAGGGTTTTGAATCTTCTGTCCAATCGGTCATTTAAAAAGGCTGACAAATGATTCAAAGAACTGTACTATAGAAGGAGCAATTTTTTTGAATCAATGGGGTGCTGTTATGAGTGAAACAAACCAGCAATTAAAAGGCTACGAATTAATCCGAAATGATGTGCTTCAACTTGTTCTAGGCAAGGAGCATGACCACTTATTGTATTGGGTTGGAAAATCGTTAGCACGAAAGTATAAGCTAGAACAAATAGAAGAACTACATACGTTTTTTAGACAAGTGTATTGGGGAGACCTCTCCTTAGTTAAACAAAAGAAAAATGAGTGGTACTATGAATTAAGCGGAGAATGGATGACGAAAGAAGATGAACGGTCGTACCAATTAGAAGCAGGATTTCTAGCAGAAACACTTGAAGCCCAGTTTGCCGTTGCAACCGCTGCGACCTATACAAAAAAAGGCAAAGCGATACGCCTTACCGTTCATTTTGACCATAAAGACACAGTAGCCATTTAATTAGAAAAAACTGCAGTTTACTTTTCTGACTGCAGTTTTTCATATATTTGCTTAGCTACGTTTCTTGGCACATACTCTGCCAATTGATCCATACTCGCTTCGCGCATTTTCTTCATCGAGCCAAACGCCTTTAAGAGCGTTCGCTTACGTTTTTCGCCTACACCAGAGATGTCGTCAAGCGCAGATTGAAAAAAACTCTTCGAACGGGTTTGGCGATGAAATGTAATAGCAAATCGGTGCACTTCATCTTGTATACGCTGTAGCAAATAGAACTCATGGCTATCGCGCTTTAATGTTACTACTTCAGGTGGGCTACCTATGAGGAGCTGTGATGTTTTGTGAGTCGCGTCTTTTGCAAGACCACATACAGGAATCGACAGCCCTAACTCATCCTCTACGACTTCTTTTGCTGCTGTAATTTGACCAGTACCCCCATCAATAACAATTAAATCTGGTAATGGCGCCTCTTCTTTAAGCAACCGTATATAACGTCTTCGCACTACTTCGCGCATGGAGCCATAATCATCAGGCCCTGCCACTGTCTTAATTTTATACTTTCGATAATGTTTTCGAGCCGGCTTCCCATCAATAAATGTCACCATCGCAGAGACCGGATCTACTCCTTGAATATTGGAATTATCAAACGCTTCAATGCGGTAAGGTGTTGAAATATTCATCGCTTTCCCTAGACGTTCAACTGCTTTAATTGTTCGTTCTTCGTCTCGCTCGATTAACGAAAATTTCTCTTTTAATGCAATTGCTGCATTTTCTTCAGCTAGATCAAGG from Shouchella hunanensis includes these protein-coding regions:
- a CDS encoding DUF2507 domain-containing protein; its protein translation is MNQWGAVMSETNQQLKGYELIRNDVLQLVLGKEHDHLLYWVGKSLARKYKLEQIEELHTFFRQVYWGDLSLVKQKKNEWYYELSGEWMTKEDERSYQLEAGFLAETLEAQFAVATAATYTKKGKAIRLTVHFDHKDTVAI
- a CDS encoding MarR family winged helix-turn-helix transcriptional regulator, which gives rise to MEKTYEVSYRQFEDIEKSLRKVADLVRQKGREILTHFPITPPQFVALQWLNEYGDMTIGELSDRMHLACSTTTDLIDRMEKNELVSRVKDESDRRVVRIHLKTKGQEIILEVIKKRQHYLAEMLEDFSCEQVNILEENLSMLLETMKTKREIRSE
- a CDS encoding succinate dehydrogenase cytochrome b558 subunit; this translates as MPSNLEYFNRRLHSLLGVIPIGIFLIQHFVINHFATRGPEAFNQAAHFMESLPFRYALEIFIIFLPIMFHAVYGIFIAFKGKSNTSRYGFFRNWMFLLQRVSGVFLVIFIAWHVWDTRVQAMFGQEVNYEMMANILQNNWMFAFYIVGIVAATFHFANGLWSFAVSWGITLTPKSQKIMTYVSIVVFIALTYVGVASALAFV
- a CDS encoding acyl-CoA thioesterase, producing the protein MRLPAYIENLEDWKKEFDFFTDISVRFSETDAFGHVNNTVAFIYFEQARLAFFESKGLMEEWLKGNGLMIVTADLQCDYVAQMKYGDQVNVGVKIQQLGTSSMELHYLGLVNDQPTLLGRGSLVQIDGKTGKASPFQESIKQKIRI
- the sdhB gene encoding succinate dehydrogenase iron-sulfur subunit; this translates as MSDMITIIISRQDGPDGSVYDEEFKLPYRPNLNVISCLMEIRRNPVNAKGERTTPVAWDMNCLEEVCGACSMVINGKPQQSCTALIDKLEQPIRLEPMRTFPIVRDLMVDRSRMFDSLKKVKAWIPVDGTYDLGPGPRMPEKRRQWAYELSKCMTCGVCLESCPNVNSKSEFIGPAALSQVRLFNAHPTGEMNKEERLEALMDEGGLLNCGNSQNCVQSCPKGIPLTTSIASLNRATALQSFKNFFGSY
- the sdhA gene encoding succinate dehydrogenase flavoprotein subunit, which translates into the protein MSKGRIAVVGGGLAGLMAAIKIAEKGVPVDLFSIVPVKRSHSVCAQGGINGAVNTKGEGDSPALHFDDTVYGGDFLANQPPVKAMADAAPSIIHLMDRMGVMFNRTPEGLLDFRRFGGTQHHRTAFAGATTGQQLLYALDEQVRRYEVQGLVTKYEGWEFLSAIIDDGVCRGLTAQELNSAEIRSFPADAVIMATGGPGIIFGKSTNSMINTGYAAAKLYEQGVAYANGEFIQIHPTAIPGDDKLRLMSESARGEGGRVWTYKDGKPWYFLEEKYPAYGNLVPRDIATREIFHVCVDEGLGINGENMVYLDLSHKDPKELDIKLGGIIEIYEKFMGDDPRKVPMKIFPAVHYSMGGMWVDYDQMTNIPGLFAAGECDYSQHGANRLGANSLLSAIYGGMVAGPKALDYINGLDQAAEDLSSSLFEGEVKKEQDKFESILKMDGKENAYVLHKELGEWMTDNVTVVRYNDKLLKTDEKIQELMERFKNININDTSRWSNQGASFTRQLEGMLNLARVITIGAYNRNESRGAHYKPDFPERNDEEFLKTTKAWYNPATGAPDFEYEEVDTSLIKPRKRDYTQKSKGAAAK
- the ptsP gene encoding phosphoenolpyruvate--protein phosphotransferase, with translation MSNTLTGIAASAGIAIAKAFVHEEPDFTVKQKEASNKEKEVERLTEALAQSTKELEEIKQKALKELGEDKAEIFSAHLLVLSDPELIDSVKGKINDDGVTAEYALNEVANMFISMFENMDNAYMQERAADIRDVSRRVLGHLMGIQVVSLAAIAEDTVIIAHDLTPSDTAQLNPAVIKGFATDIGGRTSHSAIMSRSLEIPAVVGTKQATKTIANGDMIIVDGIDGDVLINPSEEELTTYKQKQQQFAEQKAEWAKLVNEQTVTKDGVHVELAANIGTPQDLDGVLANGAEGIGLYRTEFLYMGRTELPSEEEQFEAYKEVVERMEGKPVVIRTLDIGGDKELPYLDLPEEMNPFLGFRAIRLCLEKQDMFRDQLRALLRASAYGNLKIMFPMIATIEELREAKEILADEKEKLKADGVTVSEELEVGIMVEIPSTAVAAPQFAKEVDFFSIGTNDLIQYTMAADRMNERVSYLYQPYHPAVLRLIDMVIKAAHAENKWVGMCGEMAGDEIAIPLLLGLGLDEFSMSATSVLPARSQLSKLSKEELSTFAQNALLESTSEAVETLVKKHYQ
- a CDS encoding phosphocarrier protein HPr, whose amino-acid sequence is MPEKTFKITAETGIHARPATQLVNKAGQFSSDITLEYKGKSVNLKSIMGVMSLGVGQGADVTIKAEGSDADEALAAIEEVVKEGLGE
- a CDS encoding helix-turn-helix domain-containing protein — protein: MKGADFGPKPLLTKREREVFELLVQDQTTKEIANHLFISEKTVRNHISNTMQKLGVKGRSQAVIELIRLGEIQI
- the racE gene encoding glutamate racemase, with protein sequence MDKPIGVIDSGYGGLTVATELMRQLPKEAIYYVGDSKRCPYGPRSVEEVRRYTWEMIDHLLTFEVKMIVIACNTATAVVLHEARQQLDIPVVGVIQPGAITAMKVTNNQQIAVIGTTGTIKSQAYSLALSSISEDVQVESLACPLFVPLVEQGIIAGEEAELIVKESLEPLQNGTYDTLILGCTHYPLLKPIIEHNLPSHVTVISSGEETAREVSSVLFHQSLNRTAGQTPQHRFFTTGAAKPFEAFARDRFNLISAQIESITLDHRLKVER